The following proteins are co-located in the Calliphora vicina chromosome 2, idCalVici1.1, whole genome shotgun sequence genome:
- the LOC135950706 gene encoding uncharacterized protein LOC135950706, translating to MAALPTDRCTLSFPFHISGVDFAGPFELKSSTLRKSSIIKGYACVFVCFATKAVHLEPCSSLSAPAFQATFARFIGRRGLPHKLVSDNGRNFVGANRALRREFNNFIRSVSQDIAQKYITHGFEWSFIPPQATHMGGLWEAAVKSFKYHLKRVAGAHRFTFEEFATVLARIEILDPYPLCQKIQQT from the coding sequence ATGGCGGCTCTACCAACCGACCGTTGTACCCTGTCGTTTCCTTTCCATATCTCAGGTGTTGACTTTGCTGGTCCCTTTGAACTCAAAAGTTCTACATTACGGAAATCATCTATTATAAAAGGCTATGCATGCGTATTTGTATGCTTTGCAACGAAAGCGGTTCACTTAGAACCCTGCTCAAGTCTTTCAGCCCCCGCCTTTCAGGCCACATTTGCACGATTTATTGGCCGTCGTGGTCTTCCACATAAACTAGTCTCTGATAATGGTCGAAATTTCGTGGGTGCAAATAGAGCATTACGTAGAGAATTTAATAACTTCATAAGATCAGTTTCGCAAGACATTGCCCAAAAATACATCACTCACGGCTTCGAGTGGTCTTTTATTCCGCCACAGGCTACCCACATGGGAGGCCTCTGGGAAGCGGCGGTCAAAAGCTTCAAATACCATCTAAAAAGAGTTGCTGGAGCTCATCGGTTTACCTTCGAAGAATTCGCAACCGTATTAGCTCGTATCGAAATTCTAGACCCATATCCGCTCTGTCAGAAGATCCAACAGACTTAA